In the Brachyhypopomus gauderio isolate BG-103 chromosome 4, BGAUD_0.2, whole genome shotgun sequence genome, one interval contains:
- the lhx2b gene encoding LIM/homeobox protein Lhx2b isoform X1, which produces MNCKELGLRLTEILGCRSKGNTCYSLSSTATMLFHGLPGGEMHGVMEEMERRGKSDSATISSAIDMGETETNMPSISGDRVALCAGCGGKISDRYYLLAVDKQWHMRCLKCCECKLNLESELTCFSKDGSIYCKEDYYRRFSVQRCARCHLGISASEMVMRARDLVYHLNCFTCTTCNKMLTTGDHFGMKDSLVYCRLHFETLIQGDYPPHFNHADVAPNKGLGTAGPLGLSYYNGVSTVQKGRPRKRKSPGPGADLAAYNAALSCNENDGDPMDRDSQYNSGQKTKRMRTSFKHHQLRTMKSYFAINHNPDAKDLKQLAQKTGLTKRVLQVWFQNARAKFRRNLLRQENSGVDKTSDGSALPGGTPSGPASEISNTSMSPSSTPTTLTDLTNPTMPTVTSVLTSVPGSLDVHECRSPSQTTLTSLF; this is translated from the exons ATGAACTGCAAAGAGCTAGGACTACGTCTTACGGAAATCTTGGGTTGCAGATCCAAAGGAAACACGTGTTATTCGCTCTCATCTACGGCAACGATGCTTTTCCACGGCCTGCCTGGAGGCGAGATGCATGGTGTTATGGAAGAAATGGAGCGGAGAGGGAAAAGCGATTCGGCAACTATCAGCTCGGCCATAGATATGGGGGAGACAGAAACG AACATGCCTTCGATAAGCGGAGACCGTGTGGCCCTGTGCGCGGGCTGTGGCGGGAAGATTTCTGACCGTTATTACCTTCTCGCGGTGGACAAACAGTGGCACATGCGGTGTCTAAAGTGTTGCGAGTGTAAACTCAACCTGGAGTCAGAGCTCACCTGCTTCAGCAAAGACGGAAGTATCTACTGCAAAGAAGACTATTACAG AAGGTTCTCGGTTCAGAGATGCGCCCGGTGCCACCTCGGGATCTCGGCCTCGGAAATGGTCATGCGGGCAAGGGATTTGGTGTACCACTTGAACTGTTTCACCTGCACGACTTGCAACAAAATGCTGACGACTGGGGACCACTTCGGAATGAAAGACAGTCTTGTGTACTGCCGGCTACACTTTGAAACGCTCATCCAGGGGGACTATCCACCACATTTCAATCACGCGGATGTAGCGCCTAACAAAGGACTGGGCACTGCAGGCCCTCTAGGACTGTCTTACTACAACGGCGTAAGCACCGTGCAGAAGGGCCGGCCTAGGAAACGCAAAAGCCCGGGGCCTGGCGCCGACCTGGCAGCATACAATGCAG CCCTAAGCTGCAATGAAAATGATGGAGATCCTATGGACAGAGACTCTCAGTACAACTCTGGCCAAAAGACAAAACGCATGAGGACCTCTTTTAAGCACCATCAGCTGAGAACCATGAAGTCCTATTTTGCCATCAACCACAACCCTGATGCCAAGGACTTGAAACAGCTGGCCCAGAAAACAGGTCTTACGAAGCGTGTGCTCCAG GTCTGGTTCCAGAACGCCAGGGCAAAGTTCCGACGGAACCTCTTGCGTCAGGAGAACAGCGGCGTGGACAAGACCTCGGACGGCTCCGCCCTGCCTGGTGGAACACCCTCGGGGCCCGCCTCCGAGATCTCCAACACCTCCATGAGTCCGTCCAGCACGCCCACGACGCTGACAGACCTTACCAATCCCACCATGCCCACTGTCACCTCCGTACTGACCTCCGTGCCTGGCAGTCTGGACGTCCACGAGTGCCGGAGCCCCTCACAAACCACCCTCACCAGCCTCTTCTGA
- the lhx2b gene encoding LIM/homeobox protein Lhx2b isoform X2 gives MLFHGLPGGEMHGVMEEMERRGKSDSATISSAIDMGETETNMPSISGDRVALCAGCGGKISDRYYLLAVDKQWHMRCLKCCECKLNLESELTCFSKDGSIYCKEDYYRRFSVQRCARCHLGISASEMVMRARDLVYHLNCFTCTTCNKMLTTGDHFGMKDSLVYCRLHFETLIQGDYPPHFNHADVAPNKGLGTAGPLGLSYYNGVSTVQKGRPRKRKSPGPGADLAAYNAALSCNENDGDPMDRDSQYNSGQKTKRMRTSFKHHQLRTMKSYFAINHNPDAKDLKQLAQKTGLTKRVLQVWFQNARAKFRRNLLRQENSGVDKTSDGSALPGGTPSGPASEISNTSMSPSSTPTTLTDLTNPTMPTVTSVLTSVPGSLDVHECRSPSQTTLTSLF, from the exons ATGCTTTTCCACGGCCTGCCTGGAGGCGAGATGCATGGTGTTATGGAAGAAATGGAGCGGAGAGGGAAAAGCGATTCGGCAACTATCAGCTCGGCCATAGATATGGGGGAGACAGAAACG AACATGCCTTCGATAAGCGGAGACCGTGTGGCCCTGTGCGCGGGCTGTGGCGGGAAGATTTCTGACCGTTATTACCTTCTCGCGGTGGACAAACAGTGGCACATGCGGTGTCTAAAGTGTTGCGAGTGTAAACTCAACCTGGAGTCAGAGCTCACCTGCTTCAGCAAAGACGGAAGTATCTACTGCAAAGAAGACTATTACAG AAGGTTCTCGGTTCAGAGATGCGCCCGGTGCCACCTCGGGATCTCGGCCTCGGAAATGGTCATGCGGGCAAGGGATTTGGTGTACCACTTGAACTGTTTCACCTGCACGACTTGCAACAAAATGCTGACGACTGGGGACCACTTCGGAATGAAAGACAGTCTTGTGTACTGCCGGCTACACTTTGAAACGCTCATCCAGGGGGACTATCCACCACATTTCAATCACGCGGATGTAGCGCCTAACAAAGGACTGGGCACTGCAGGCCCTCTAGGACTGTCTTACTACAACGGCGTAAGCACCGTGCAGAAGGGCCGGCCTAGGAAACGCAAAAGCCCGGGGCCTGGCGCCGACCTGGCAGCATACAATGCAG CCCTAAGCTGCAATGAAAATGATGGAGATCCTATGGACAGAGACTCTCAGTACAACTCTGGCCAAAAGACAAAACGCATGAGGACCTCTTTTAAGCACCATCAGCTGAGAACCATGAAGTCCTATTTTGCCATCAACCACAACCCTGATGCCAAGGACTTGAAACAGCTGGCCCAGAAAACAGGTCTTACGAAGCGTGTGCTCCAG GTCTGGTTCCAGAACGCCAGGGCAAAGTTCCGACGGAACCTCTTGCGTCAGGAGAACAGCGGCGTGGACAAGACCTCGGACGGCTCCGCCCTGCCTGGTGGAACACCCTCGGGGCCCGCCTCCGAGATCTCCAACACCTCCATGAGTCCGTCCAGCACGCCCACGACGCTGACAGACCTTACCAATCCCACCATGCCCACTGTCACCTCCGTACTGACCTCCGTGCCTGGCAGTCTGGACGTCCACGAGTGCCGGAGCCCCTCACAAACCACCCTCACCAGCCTCTTCTGA